Proteins co-encoded in one Dyella japonica A8 genomic window:
- the glyS gene encoding glycine--tRNA ligase subunit beta: MSAATKPLLIELGTEELPPRALDELAAAFARGVCDGLAKRGVQAGLDEAMVYASPRRLAVHIPAVALNQPEQSVERRGPAVNAALDANGQPGKALQGFAQSCGVTVEQLEKLETDKGSWFVFRAVKPGQPVAALLPEIVDEALKGLPIPKPMRWGDHDYTFVRPAHWLVMLHGADIVDGSVLGLTSGRKSRGHRFMHTQPVHVSDADIWLDSMRAAKVLADPAERRQKVRDEVARAAKETGGVPQLDDALLDEIANLTEWPVAIACKFDREFLAVPPEALVTTMETNQKFVPVFDANGKLTEHFIGIANIESKQPSEIRKGYERVIRPRFADAKFFWDEDLKTPLAGYQDQLKNVTYQQALGSLWDKSVRVAELARIIAGRVGVDAGAATRAAALSKCDLLTRMVGEFPELQGVMGRYYASHHGEATDVADALDSYYQPRFAGDAIAAGKVGQVLAVADRFDTLAGIFAVGMKPSGNKDPFALRRAALGLARTLVEGGLELDLRGSFVEALELLPEAALAAGLKPGKDGKAPVLDAGQRRAALANELVDFVLDRLRGYYAEQGFTTEQFEAVLAVSPDSLVDFDRRLRAVGEFGRRPEALSLAAANKRVANILRKQSEEAGAAPVGTVVDPAHFEADAERALHAALDAARADTSAPLQAGDYAAVLTRLAQLQAPVDAFFDSVLVNADNPAVRANRLALLGQLKAQFGAIADIARL; encoded by the coding sequence ATGAGCGCCGCCACCAAGCCGCTGTTGATCGAGCTGGGCACCGAGGAACTGCCGCCCAGAGCACTGGACGAACTCGCGGCCGCTTTTGCGCGTGGCGTCTGCGACGGACTGGCCAAACGCGGCGTCCAGGCCGGTCTGGACGAAGCGATGGTGTACGCCTCGCCGCGCCGTTTGGCCGTCCATATTCCCGCGGTGGCGTTGAACCAGCCGGAGCAGAGCGTCGAGCGTCGCGGTCCCGCGGTGAATGCCGCGCTGGATGCCAATGGCCAGCCGGGCAAGGCGCTGCAGGGCTTTGCGCAGTCTTGCGGCGTCACCGTGGAGCAGCTGGAAAAGCTCGAGACCGACAAGGGTTCGTGGTTCGTGTTTCGCGCCGTGAAGCCGGGCCAGCCGGTGGCTGCGTTGCTGCCGGAGATCGTCGACGAGGCGCTCAAGGGCCTGCCGATTCCCAAGCCCATGCGCTGGGGCGACCACGATTACACCTTCGTGCGCCCGGCCCACTGGCTGGTGATGCTGCATGGCGCGGACATCGTCGACGGCTCCGTGCTTGGCCTCACCAGCGGCCGGAAGTCGCGCGGGCATCGCTTCATGCATACGCAGCCCGTGCACGTGTCCGACGCCGATATCTGGCTCGATTCGATGCGCGCCGCCAAGGTGCTGGCCGATCCGGCGGAGCGTCGCCAGAAGGTCCGCGATGAAGTCGCTCGCGCCGCAAAGGAAACCGGCGGCGTGCCGCAGCTCGACGACGCGCTGCTCGACGAGATCGCCAACCTCACCGAATGGCCGGTGGCGATCGCGTGCAAGTTCGATCGCGAGTTCCTTGCCGTGCCGCCCGAGGCACTGGTCACCACCATGGAGACCAACCAGAAGTTCGTGCCGGTGTTCGATGCCAACGGCAAGCTCACCGAGCATTTCATCGGCATCGCGAACATCGAGAGCAAGCAGCCCTCGGAAATCCGCAAGGGCTACGAGCGCGTGATCCGTCCGCGCTTCGCCGACGCCAAGTTCTTCTGGGACGAAGACCTCAAGACACCGCTGGCCGGCTACCAGGACCAGCTGAAGAACGTGACCTACCAGCAGGCGCTGGGCAGCCTGTGGGACAAGAGCGTGCGCGTGGCCGAACTGGCCCGCATCATCGCCGGTCGCGTAGGCGTGGATGCCGGCGCCGCCACGCGCGCGGCCGCATTGAGCAAGTGCGACCTGCTCACGCGCATGGTCGGCGAATTCCCTGAACTGCAGGGCGTGATGGGTCGTTACTACGCCTCGCACCACGGCGAAGCGACGGACGTGGCCGACGCGCTGGACAGCTACTATCAGCCGCGCTTCGCCGGTGACGCCATCGCCGCCGGCAAGGTCGGGCAGGTGCTCGCCGTGGCGGATCGCTTCGACACGCTGGCTGGCATCTTCGCCGTCGGCATGAAGCCCAGCGGCAACAAGGATCCGTTCGCACTGCGCCGCGCCGCGCTCGGCCTGGCCCGCACGCTGGTCGAAGGCGGTCTGGAGCTGGACCTGCGGGGCAGCTTCGTCGAAGCGCTGGAACTGCTGCCGGAGGCCGCGCTCGCCGCTGGCCTCAAGCCGGGCAAGGACGGCAAGGCACCGGTGCTCGATGCGGGCCAGCGTCGCGCCGCGCTGGCCAACGAGCTGGTCGACTTCGTGCTCGACCGCCTGCGTGGCTACTACGCCGAGCAGGGCTTCACCACGGAGCAGTTCGAAGCCGTGCTGGCCGTATCGCCCGACAGCCTGGTCGACTTCGACCGCCGCTTGCGTGCGGTGGGCGAGTTCGGTCGCCGGCCGGAAGCGCTGAGCCTGGCCGCCGCCAACAAGCGCGTCGCCAACATCCTGCGCAAGCAGTCCGAGGAAGCCGGGGCGGCCCCGGTGGGCACCGTCGTTGATCCCGCCCATTTCGAGGCCGATGCGGAGCGTGCCCTGCACGCCGCGCTCGATGCGGCCCGGGCCGACACGTCGGCACCGCTGCAGGCAGGCGACTACGCGGCGGTGCTCACGCGTCTCGCCCAGTTGCAGGCGCCGGTCGATGCGTTCTTCGACAGCGTGCTGGTCAATGCGGACAACCCGGCCGTACGGGCCAACCGCCTGGCCCTGCTGGGGCAGCTGAAGGCGCAGTTCGGCGCCATTGCCGATATCGCCCGCCTGTAA
- a CDS encoding GspE/PulE family protein — translation MAASPQSVSLLGRHNRLVLDDMLATLVVDGYLLAEDAKQVRMGSRSGRSTVELHPLVLVANAKLPNQRDPGRPLSLEALTEWLARQAQLPYLKIDPMKINVAAVTQVVSRAYAERHRILPVAATAGEVTFATCEPFDNGWAADLSQMIRRDVKRVVSNPIDINRYLAEFYGVQRSIQLAQDAKGLGTPSGILNFEQLLELGKSGEVGADDRHVVHIVDWLLQYAFEQRASDIHLEPRRDAGLMRFRIDGVMHKVFELPPPVMTAVTARIKILSRMDVAEKRRPQDGRIKTRSSAGREVELRISTMPTAFGEKVVMRIFDPDIVAKDFSQLGFSVEEDAAWRSMVERPHGIVLVTGPTGSGKTTTLYSTLKHLATPELNVCTVEDPIEMVSPEFNQMQVQPAIDLDFAMGVRTLLRQDPDIIMVGEIRDLETAQMAVQASLTGHLVLSTLHTNDAPSAITRLLDLGVAHYLIQSTLTGVVAQRLVRTLCPHCKQETGQDAHEWTALTHGWSVPLPEKVFKPVGCLECRNTGFMGRTGIYEMLPLSARLRGLISSQLDLGHFGHAALAEGMRPLRISAAAQVARGVTTVQEVLTVIPPIEHGAV, via the coding sequence ATGGCCGCTTCGCCGCAATCCGTGTCCCTGCTTGGCCGCCACAACCGGCTGGTCCTGGACGACATGCTGGCCACCCTGGTGGTGGACGGGTATCTGCTGGCCGAAGACGCCAAGCAGGTGCGCATGGGCTCCCGCAGCGGGCGCAGCACGGTGGAGCTGCATCCGCTGGTGCTGGTGGCCAACGCCAAGCTGCCCAACCAGCGCGATCCCGGCCGCCCGCTGAGCCTGGAAGCGCTCACGGAATGGCTGGCCCGCCAGGCCCAGCTGCCGTACCTGAAGATCGACCCGATGAAAATCAACGTGGCTGCGGTGACCCAGGTGGTCAGCCGCGCCTACGCGGAGCGCCATCGCATCCTGCCGGTGGCCGCCACGGCGGGCGAGGTGACCTTCGCCACCTGCGAGCCGTTTGACAACGGCTGGGCAGCGGACCTGTCGCAGATGATCCGCCGCGACGTGAAGCGCGTGGTGTCCAACCCGATCGACATCAACCGCTACCTGGCCGAGTTCTACGGCGTGCAGCGCTCCATCCAGCTGGCCCAGGACGCCAAGGGGCTGGGCACGCCGTCGGGCATCCTCAACTTCGAGCAGCTGCTTGAGCTGGGCAAGAGCGGCGAAGTCGGTGCGGACGACCGCCACGTCGTACACATCGTCGACTGGCTGCTGCAGTACGCCTTCGAGCAGCGCGCCTCGGACATTCACCTGGAACCACGCCGCGACGCCGGCTTGATGCGCTTCCGCATCGACGGCGTGATGCACAAGGTGTTCGAGTTGCCGCCGCCGGTGATGACGGCGGTGACCGCGCGCATCAAGATCCTTTCGCGCATGGACGTGGCCGAGAAGCGCCGGCCGCAGGACGGCCGCATCAAGACGCGCTCTTCCGCCGGCCGCGAGGTGGAACTGCGTATCTCCACCATGCCGACGGCGTTCGGCGAGAAGGTGGTGATGCGTATCTTCGATCCGGATATCGTGGCCAAGGATTTCTCGCAGCTCGGTTTCTCCGTCGAAGAAGACGCCGCATGGCGCTCGATGGTGGAACGCCCGCACGGCATCGTGCTGGTGACTGGCCCCACCGGTTCGGGCAAGACCACCACGCTGTATTCCACGCTCAAGCACCTGGCCACGCCGGAATTGAACGTGTGCACGGTGGAAGACCCGATCGAAATGGTCAGCCCCGAGTTCAACCAGATGCAGGTGCAGCCGGCGATCGACCTGGACTTCGCGATGGGCGTGCGCACCCTGCTGCGACAGGATCCGGACATCATCATGGTGGGCGAAATCCGCGACCTGGAAACCGCGCAGATGGCGGTGCAAGCCTCGCTCACCGGTCACCTGGTCTTGTCGACGCTGCATACCAACGACGCGCCCAGCGCCATCACGCGCCTGCTCGATCTTGGCGTGGCGCACTACCTGATCCAGTCCACGCTGACGGGCGTGGTCGCGCAGCGCCTGGTGCGCACGCTGTGCCCGCACTGCAAGCAGGAAACCGGGCAGGATGCCCACGAGTGGACCGCGCTGACTCACGGCTGGTCGGTGCCATTGCCGGAGAAGGTGTTCAAGCCCGTGGGTTGCCTGGAATGTCGCAATACCGGCTTCATGGGCCGTACCGGCATCTACGAGATGTTGCCGCTCTCTGCACGCCTGCGCGGCCTGATTTCGTCCCAGCTGGACCTTGGGCATTTCGGCCACGCCGCCCTTGCCGAAGGCATGCGTCCGCTGCGCATTTCCGCCGCTGCGCAGGTGGCGCGCGGCGTCACCACGGTGCAGGAAGTTTTGACCGTGATTCCACCCATTGAACATGGCGCCGTCTGA
- a CDS encoding DUF1820 family protein, translating into MRNKKLYKVTFLHLGKCYELYARHVASSSLWGFTEVGELVFEPVGEGLLVDPTEEKLRDEFKDTRVLHLPMQSVVRIEEVESKGALVIRDASDGQKITPFPMPPRGR; encoded by the coding sequence ATGCGCAACAAGAAACTCTACAAGGTGACCTTTCTCCATCTGGGCAAGTGCTACGAGCTCTATGCCCGGCACGTGGCGTCCAGCAGCCTCTGGGGATTCACCGAAGTCGGCGAACTGGTGTTCGAACCCGTAGGAGAGGGCTTGCTGGTCGATCCCACGGAGGAGAAGTTGCGCGACGAGTTCAAGGACACGCGCGTACTCCATCTGCCCATGCAGTCGGTCGTGCGCATCGAGGAAGTAGAGAGCAAGGGCGCGCTGGTGATCCGCGATGCCAGCGACGGTCAGAAGATCACGCCCTTCCCCATGCCGCCGCGTGGCCGCTGA
- the glyQ gene encoding glycine--tRNA ligase subunit alpha has protein sequence MSARTFQDVIQTLNRYWAAQGCVLLQPLDTEVGAGTFHPATFLRSLGPEPWAAAYVQPSRRPTDGRYGENPNRLQHYYQYQVVMKPNPDNILDLYIGSLKELGLDPLVHDLRFVEDNWESPTLGAWGLGWEVWLNGMEVTQFTYFQQAGGLECRPVTGEITYGLERLAMYLQNVDNVYDLVWTEGPHGTVTYGDVFHQNEVEQSTYNFEHANVPELLRWFDVCEGEANKLIAAGLPLPAYEQVMKASHTFNLLDARRAISVTERQRYILRVRTLARAVAETYVAQREKLGFPGLKKNVKEQAA, from the coding sequence ATGTCCGCGCGCACCTTCCAGGATGTGATCCAGACCCTCAACCGCTACTGGGCGGCGCAGGGTTGTGTCTTGCTGCAGCCCCTCGATACCGAGGTTGGCGCCGGCACCTTCCACCCCGCCACCTTCCTGCGTTCGCTCGGTCCCGAGCCGTGGGCGGCGGCCTATGTGCAGCCCTCGCGCCGTCCCACCGACGGCCGCTACGGTGAAAACCCCAACCGCCTGCAGCATTACTACCAATACCAGGTGGTGATGAAGCCCAACCCGGACAACATCCTGGACCTGTACATCGGGTCGCTGAAAGAGCTGGGCCTGGACCCACTGGTGCACGACCTGCGCTTCGTCGAGGACAACTGGGAATCGCCCACGCTGGGTGCCTGGGGCCTCGGTTGGGAGGTCTGGTTGAACGGCATGGAGGTGACTCAGTTCACCTACTTCCAGCAGGCCGGTGGCCTGGAATGCCGTCCCGTGACCGGTGAGATCACCTACGGTCTCGAGCGCCTGGCCATGTACCTGCAGAACGTGGACAACGTCTACGACCTGGTGTGGACCGAAGGCCCCCATGGCACCGTGACCTACGGCGACGTGTTCCACCAGAACGAAGTGGAACAGAGCACCTACAACTTCGAGCACGCCAACGTGCCGGAACTGCTGCGCTGGTTCGACGTGTGCGAAGGCGAAGCCAACAAGCTGATCGCCGCCGGCCTGCCGCTGCCTGCCTACGAGCAGGTGATGAAGGCCAGCCACACCTTCAACCTGCTCGATGCCCGCCGCGCCATCAGCGTGACCGAACGCCAGCGCTACATCCTGCGCGTGCGCACCCTGGCCCGCGCAGTGGCCGAGACCTATGTCGCACAACGTGAAAAGCTCGGCTTTCCGGGCCTGAAGAAGAACGTCAAGGAGCAGGCCGCATGA
- a CDS encoding glutamine amidotransferase, whose product MKPVLIIRTGRAPDPIRARHGDFPHWFRLGAQLSPARIRVVDVEAGEVLPAPSEVAGALITGSAAMVTERAPWSERTAGWIRDAMDLELPMFGVCYGHQLMSHALGGRVDYLPGGREIGTVTLNVLASAKDDALASALPGEFRAHATHEQSVLELPKGTTVLASSSRDPNHLVRYGKNAMSAQFHPEFNADVMRAYIQRKQHDMKREGFDPHHTFRQVAPTPLARRLFRQFSRHHGLAAG is encoded by the coding sequence ATGAAGCCTGTCCTGATCATCCGCACCGGTCGCGCTCCCGATCCCATCCGCGCGCGTCACGGCGATTTCCCTCATTGGTTCCGTCTGGGCGCACAGCTTTCTCCCGCGCGCATTCGCGTGGTCGACGTGGAGGCGGGCGAAGTGCTGCCGGCGCCGAGCGAGGTGGCCGGTGCCTTGATCACCGGCTCCGCGGCCATGGTCACGGAGCGTGCGCCGTGGAGCGAACGTACCGCCGGCTGGATCCGTGATGCCATGGATCTGGAGCTGCCGATGTTCGGCGTGTGCTACGGACATCAGCTGATGTCGCACGCCCTGGGCGGTCGCGTCGACTACCTGCCCGGTGGCCGCGAGATCGGCACTGTGACGCTGAACGTACTCGCTTCCGCCAAGGATGACGCGCTGGCGAGCGCCTTGCCCGGCGAGTTCCGGGCCCATGCAACGCATGAACAGAGCGTGCTTGAGTTGCCCAAAGGCACCACGGTGCTGGCGAGTTCCAGCCGTGACCCGAACCATCTGGTGCGTTACGGCAAGAACGCGATGAGCGCGCAATTCCACCCGGAGTTCAACGCCGACGTGATGCGCGCATACATCCAGCGCAAGCAGCACGATATGAAGCGCGAGGGGTTCGACCCGCACCACACCTTCAGGCAGGTGGCGCCCACGCCACTGGCGCGGCGACTGTTCCGTCAGTTCTCCCGTCATCACGGGCTGGCCGCCGGCTGA
- a CDS encoding rhomboid family intramembrane serine protease, which produces MFVHVETRRRRHVQWATVLLVVLCVISFVGLALMPGPQRMSMWLEWGTVPANIFDPKAPLLPQLHDPSLLRLFTALFIHLAWLHLLGNLLFLVIFGLPAERALGSLRFLLLFVIGGMVANLAGALSLAGVRSPIIGCSGAVSAVLGTYIALFPRARLGLVLPLGFYLEFVRVPAFLLIGIWVLLQLLFSYVGASYGAVVWWTHIAGFLFGVVFALFSRDDIARRLRG; this is translated from the coding sequence GTGTTTGTCCATGTCGAAACCCGCCGTCGTCGGCACGTGCAATGGGCCACCGTGCTCCTGGTGGTCCTGTGCGTGATCAGTTTCGTCGGGTTGGCATTGATGCCCGGGCCACAACGCATGTCGATGTGGTTGGAATGGGGCACGGTACCGGCGAACATTTTCGATCCGAAGGCCCCGCTGCTGCCGCAATTGCACGATCCGTCGCTGCTGCGACTGTTCACCGCGCTGTTCATCCATCTGGCATGGCTGCATCTCCTGGGTAACCTGCTCTTCCTGGTGATCTTCGGCTTGCCAGCGGAACGGGCCCTGGGTTCGTTGCGCTTCCTGTTGCTCTTCGTCATTGGCGGCATGGTCGCCAACCTGGCCGGCGCGTTGTCGCTGGCCGGCGTCCGTTCGCCGATCATCGGCTGCAGCGGCGCGGTCTCTGCGGTGTTGGGCACCTATATCGCGCTGTTTCCGCGCGCGAGGCTGGGTTTGGTCTTGCCACTGGGCTTCTATCTGGAGTTCGTCCGCGTTCCGGCCTTCCTGCTGATCGGCATCTGGGTACTGCTGCAGCTGCTCTTCAGCTACGTCGGCGCGAGCTATGGCGCGGTGGTCTGGTGGACCCACATCGCGGGATTCCTCTTTGGCGTGGTGTTCGCGCTGTTTTCGCGGGACGACATCGCGCGTCGCTTGCGCGGCTAA